From a single Nicotiana tabacum cultivar K326 chromosome 8, ASM71507v2, whole genome shotgun sequence genomic region:
- the LOC107815705 gene encoding proteasome subunit alpha type-6: MSRGSGGGYDRHITIFSPEGRLFQVEYAFKAVKAAGITSIGVRGKDSVCVVTQKKVPDKLLDQTSVSHLFPITKYLGLLATGMTADARTLVQQARNEAAEFRFKYGYEMPVDVLSKWIADKSQVYTQHAYMRPLGVVAMILGIDEEKGPQLFKCDPAGHFFGHKATSAGSKEQEAINFLEKKMKNDPAFSYEETVQTAISALQSVLQEDFKASEIEVGVVKKEDPIFRVLTTEEIDEHLTAISERD; the protein is encoded by the exons ATGAGTAGAGGGAGTGGAGGCGGCTACGATCGTCACATTACGATCTTCTCTCCCGAAGGTCGTCTCTTTCAAGTCG AATATGCGTTTAAGGCTGTGAAGGCGGCCGGAATTACCTCTATTGGCGTCCGTGGAAAGGACTCCGTTTGTGTTGTTACTCAGAAGAAAGTCCCT GACAAGCTATTGGATCAGACCAGTGTATCCCACTTGTTCCCGATTACCAAGTATCTTGGACTATTGGCTACTGGCATGACAG CTGATGCGAGAACCTTGGTTCAACAAGCTCGAAATGAAGCTGCTGAGTTTCGTTTTAAATATGGATATGAAATGCCAGTGGATGTACTGTCTAAATG GATTGCAGACAAGTCTCAGGTTTACACACAGCATGCCTATATGAGACCCCTTGGAGTAG TTGCTATGATTTTGGGCATTGATGAGGAGAAAGGACCCCAGCTCTTCAAGTGTGACCCTGCTGGTCATTTTTTTGGTCATAAG GCTACAAGTGCTGGATCTAAAGAACAAGAGGCAATTAattttttggagaagaaaatgaaaaatgacccTGCTTTCTCCTATGAGGAAACTGTTCAG ACTGCAATTTCTGCTCTTCAATCTGTCCTGCAAGAGGATTTTAAGGCCAGTGAAATTGAG GTTGGTGTTGTGAAGAAAGAAGATCCCATCTTCAGAGTGTTAACTACCGAGGAAATTGACGAGCACTTAACGGCCATCAGTGAGCGTGACTAA
- the LOC107823787 gene encoding uncharacterized protein LOC107823787 encodes MVNGVEDKASFKDMLLASNPMNFTNSLTLSEDPMEEILPEKEEQEHLIELNIRGIKEITLTEEEKQRIYEPWRFSLIVKLFGKRILHHYLKKKIQELWRPTKNFPLIDLGDDYYIIKFTKRENMEKAFTHGPWFINDHYLSITKWRPNFVANKEKLTVLAVWIRLPQLPTEFYDGKLLEKIGNAIGRLLKIDVCTSTAVRGRYARLCVELPLETLVQPYIYIGQHKQYIHYDGEKFLCKNCGRLGHIQSQCNFILKEKIDNKMQVTDQAQSDKKQPVKQ; translated from the coding sequence ATGGTTAATGGCGTGGAAGACAAAGCGTCCTTTAAGGATATGCTGCTAGCCTCAAACCCAATGAACTTTACAAATTCCCTAACTTTATCCGAGGACCCAATGGAAGAAATCCTACCAGAAAAGGAAGAGCAGGAGCATTTAATCGAGCTCAATATACGGGGCATTAAAGAAATAACACTAACCGAAGAAGAGAAGCAAAGAATTTATGAACCTTGGAGGTTCTCACTAATAGTGAAGCTATTTGGCAAAAGAATTCTACATCATTACCTGAAAAAGAAGATCCAAGAACTGTGGCGACCAACAAAAAATTTCCCTCTAATTGATCTAGGGGACGACTACTACATCATAAAGTTTACAAAGAGAGAGAATATGGAGAAGGCTTTCACTCATGGTCCATGGTTTATAAATGACCACTACTTGTCAATTACTAAATGGAGACCAAACTTTGTCGCAAATAAAGAAAAGTTGACAGTTTTGGCAGTTTGGATCCGTCTTCCACAATTGCCAACTGAGTTTTATGATGGAAAGCTCCTCGAGAAAATTGGGAATGCTATAGGTAGATTATTAAAAATTGATGTTTGCACCTCCACCGCTGTCAGAGGCCGCTATGCTAGGCTTTGTGTTGAGCTCCCACTGGAAACCCTCGTCCAACCCTATATCTATATTGGACAACACAAGCAATATATACATTATGATGGGGAGAAGTTTTTATGCAAGAACTGTGGGCGTCTGGGCCACATCCAATCCCAGTGTAACTTCATCCTCAAGGAAAAAATAGACAACAAAATGCAAGTCACGGATCAAGCCCAATCAGACAAGAAACAGCCAGTCAAGCAATGA
- the LOC107781000 gene encoding protein LURP-one-related 6-like: protein MATTINSNMAVVSKVFCSSSEVVLVVRRRPHVVNGGGFIVTNCAQNVIFKVDGCGILGKKEELILKDSYGHALLLIRKKGGVIEALSMQKKWRGYSKDFEGSEKLVFCLKEPKNSCFSKKMPIKISIEQKDYNDHKNFQISGYFPDRACSIIDSSGNVIAKVGARKEVQQVMPSNDVYTVTVKAGIDQAFVVGVIAILDYIYDGSTKC, encoded by the exons ATGGCAACCACAATAAACTCAAATATGGCTGTAGTTAGTAAGGTATTTTGTTCATCTTCTGAGGTAGTTCTTGTTGTCCGAAGGCGCCCACATGTTGTGAATGGTGGTGGTTTTATTGTCACAAATTGTGCCCAAAATGTTATTTTCAAAGTTGATGGATGTGGAATTCTTGGAAAAAAGGAAGAACTTATTCTCAAAGATAGTTATGGACATGCTTTACTTCTTATCAGGAAAAAG GGAGGAGTAATTGAAGCATTAAGCATGCAAAAGAAATGGAGGGGTTATAGTAAAGATTTTGAAGGTTCTGAAAAGTTGGTGTTTTGCTTGAAAGAGCCCAAAAACTCTTGTTTCTCGAAGAAAATGCCAATCAAGATTTCCATTGAACAAAAGGATTACAATGATCATAAGAATTTCCAGATTTCTGGCTATTTCCCTGATAGAGCTTGCAGCATTATTGACTCCTCTGGCAATGTAATTGCAAAG GTTGGAGCTAGGAAAGAGGTGCAGCAAGTGATGCCAAGCAATGATGTGTATACTGTAACTGTTAAGGCAGGAATAGATCAAGCTTTTGTTGTTGGAGTTATCGCTATTCTTGATTACATATATGATGGATCTACCAAATGCTAG